GATGTAAGAATTAGTTAGAAATTAGATAGCTCAACTCCTAACTCTacaattatttcagctgtggagTGCTCCTGGGAAGTATTTGAGTACAAGCCAGAAGAGCACAGTTAGAAAACCCAAACACGCGTGCCAGGTTAATAAAAACAATGTCTGTTTGCAAAATTCTAATTCTACATGAACCTTAAACTAAGAAAGCCATGATAAAATATTGGGGTTTGCATCTGTAGAAACCTGCCTCTACTTCTGCCTGCTTGTAGACAGAGCTATTGCAAATTTCAATATTCATGACCTTTTATAGATATAGATACttataaatacatgtaatatatagctgctgaaaaataccagaaaaaaatctggtacATACTCTGGTGGAAGGCTATATTTGCTTTAACTTGTTCTGGAATCGGGCATAAGTAAATGCATAGTCTTTTTAAGTCATGTTATAAACAGGTAGTTTTTTTGTGAGCATTTCATCCTTCTACAGGAGTTgaaagcttttatattttaatttgccCATCTTAAGAACCATGTCATCTTTTACCATGagtttgctttgtaaaatgCACTGATTATTTCAGTAAGTATTTCTCACTCGTATTGAACTGTGTACTTTGGGTGCATACCTCCTAGGGGTTACAGCTATGTACAGTATTTGTAGGACCCTTATACTCTTGTCCCCTGAACTCCAGGGTATCTGCAGAGTGTGTGCAGTGTTCAGGTGGGCCACGTGAACAGACTAATACTTAAGTTGTCTTCTCCTGTATTTAATCCAATGAGCTATGGTATGTGTAAATGAACTTAGCTGCTCTATATCCAGAAATGCAGTCTGACTTTGACTTCTGCTTGGacacaataaaaacattttctgcatcTAATTCTATACTTAGAGACCTGTTACTAATACCGAGACTGATTTCGAAACAGTAGTGGTTTATGTTGAAAATGGATACATATCGTTCCAGAGGAAAATGCTGATATTCAGCTCTACCCAGGTCAGGCAAGGAACAACGACCTTTGGCCAGAGAAATGGGTATAGCTGAGGAGTGAAGGGCTGGGCTGGCCATGCACCTCGGAGAAGGTACTTACAGAAGTTAAGTCTCCTAAGGCAGGTAACAGTTGTAACATTTTAGCCTGAAATAAGCACAATGTGAACACCCTCCTAACAGTTCACCGAAAGCCCACTATGGTTCAGTCACCAGCCTCTCCAAAATAACACTGACTGAGGTGAAGGCTCCTACCAAACGACTTCTCACCCCTCGAGTATGATTTACTTTCACTGCCCTGAGCCATATCCCCTAATGCTGCAGTATTAGCTGTGAAAATtagctattaaaatatttttaaatctgcttcATGGGCAGAACAAAGGCTTTGACCATTATATAGTTAACAGCTTCATTATACTTACAGTATAATTATTTTGCCAGTAGCAGACTAGTTCCCTTTCTTACTTCTCAAGGTACCATTTAAtgttctctcttcctcttctcagaTACATGGGAATCCaagaacatattaaaaatactaattccaagctttttttttttaattgaaaaggaGATGCTGTTGTCCCTTACTTAGAGCAAAAGCTTAAGTCAGCTTGCCCAATGCTCTGAGGGCAATGGGATGCCAAGCAACGGCCTGCCTTTAGGCTAACATTCAGCATTATACTGAAGAACCTAGGTGCAGCTGCTAGCGGGGactgcaagaggaaaaagccaTCACTGtcaccaccccaaaaaaccctaaacgcaaacaaaaatccacgtaaccaaaaaaccccaaaacttttcTGTGAAGTCCACAGAAAAGACCAGGCTTGTTGTAGAAAACCACCCAACCAACCTACATACCTGCATTTGTTTCAGGCTGTCAATGCTGAAATTTGTTTTATATGTGCTAAACACATAAGactaaaatacatataaattatATCCTTTATGataagtgacaggacaaggaaaGTAAAAGCAAGGCAGGCTCCAGTGATATGGAAAATCTCCTTTCAGTTGCAAATAAGCAGGCAGGAATGGTAAAGAAAAATCCACatattttcagggaaaacagTCCAATTCATTTGAAGAGTGTTAAATGACCAGccagaaaagtaatttaaatggCATCTCTAACGTGCACCAAAGCCACTGGAATTTTCATGTGAACGCATGAATAGTACTGTCTTTActgggaagaaaagtaaaagcaggGGAAAGTTAAGATTGAAGACCCCCCATCTAACCCTGCCCCTGAAATGATGCTGAGAAGTACTGGAATTGTCAGCACGTACTGGATCATCTGGCAACAGTTTTGTGAGACTGTCCTGGTTGCATTTGTCAGAAATAGTGACACTACAAACCCACCATACTCTAAGGCAAGCCAGATACACCGTCTCCTGCACTTCAGAATCTTCATTTTACTCTGTTTCACGTAAGTACAAATCTTACTGAAGTAAAGATTAGCAAAGTAATTGTTACATTAAACCTGATTATaagcttgctttcttccctgtttAGGATTCCAAGTCTCTAATGGCAATATATGTAACTTCTACAATAGAATTCCATTAATAGGAGTAGAGTTTAGCATTTAACTTACAGCTGCTTCACTAATagcatgaaaaaaaggaagaggattGTCTAACAAACCCATTGTAAAAAGCCAGCTAAAGCATTTTTGTTAAGCTGTGCCAGGAAAACTGGCAGgtttttcaatttatttactattttaaagataaaaagaaaaacccacttCAAAAACATTCTTCTAGAAGGTTTAGGGTTTGTTCTGACTCCAAGTTACTCAAAAATGAGGAGTATTTCCAGTGAATGCAGTACATATGCTAACTTGTAGAAGACTCCTCTTTCCTGGAAGCAGAAAGAGCTGACAAACCTACACACACTGCTTGCCCCTGaaaatatccattaaaaaaaaaaaaaatacaaggaattaaatgacaaaaaaagcctttattaAAACTTTTCAAGTTACAATGATAAATGGTGGATTGTCACTTTTTATGATCAGTGAGTTTGGCTCTTACACCACTCACCAAGCTTACAGGGAATTGCGTTACAGGTTTGAAGTACAActgtttgtgctgctgtgtaGCAGCCTGCTACAGCGTACTTTAACACTCTATAGTACCTTCACGCCTATGCAGTGCTTCAGAAAGGTTCACTGCGGTAACTGCTTGCACACCACTTCCTTtcattaagtaaaaaaaaaactaaattCATTTGGTTATTGAATAATACCATGTAAAGATACCAAGAGTAAATATAATCATTTTGGATTCAAACTCTCCCCCCCATGCCCTCAAGCAGtcacactattaaaaaaatgtattcctaTTCCACCCTTAAACTTTTGTATGGCAGTTGAACCCTCTCACAGAAGTAAATTGCTGTAGCTTTTTTTCACTACTTGGATCCTGTAGAGAGCAGAGCAATCAGTCCAGAAGAAGCACTTATAGAAAGAATATAGTTTCTGTAGAGAAAAGGTTAAGGATATATACTTGTAAAGATACCACTTATTTCATACAGAACATTTAGAAGCTTTATGAAAAACAAGCAATTGAAATGAACTGCACGTATCAACAGAGCAATCTCACAACCCACATCACAAATGTAGCTGATAATGACAACAAATATGAGTAGGACTCCAGTTGTTTGAAGTACAGTAATAAAGGATACACAGTGGGGTTGAAGTTCTTCAGcacaaaaaatgaagcaatgatGACCAAGACCAGAAAGAGAGTATTGTtgtaaaagatggaaaaagttGTTGCTTCGTAGTCCgcaacttcatttttcttccacagaattCTAGGAAGAAATAGAGACATTATTTCAAGCATATTTAAATCAATGCATATCCTGGCACACCCGCCATTATGAAGCAATTAACACCCAGAGGAAAGTAAaccacatgctgctgcttttgtcatAGCCAGCTTCTTGAAGACAGAGCACAGCAAGAAATACCAGTCAACTCATGAGACAAAACCCTGCATATAGCACGCACTTGTACACTCGAATGACTTACGCTTGTTTTCCCATCAATCAGGGACATCAAACCTAGCCCttcataaataatatttcttgTGAGCCTGTACCTGTTAAGATGCTACCAACGTGCCTGGCAATGAGTAGGGAAGATAAGGCTTTTTGCTCCAAAGACCTGATAGTTCATTACCTCACATCTTGTACAGTTCTAATGGGCATCTATGCTAATAGCACGTGCTTCCCGATGCACTCATCaggcatgtgtgtgtatttccATTGGTATGAACTATTCAACTGGGAATTCACACACCAACACATGCCAGTTATAACCATGAGAGTAACAAATACAACCAGTGATTAGTGGTGCAGTCTAGCAGTATATGGAAGCGTTAGTCTGAAGGAACTTGCATGCCACTGTGCAAAACACATCACACCAGCCCGTTCTCAAGAAAAGgagcttttcttatttctgaagACAGTGGTAATGCTTACTCTTCAGAGAGTTATCAGAAGGCATGTACAATAaggtgttttgctttgcagctCAAGAACTGAGAGGTTGCCCTATAGGACCTTAATGATAAAGGTTTCAATGTGTGAGACCTTTCATTGGTAACTCGCCTTGAAAAGGCTTTACAGATGAACAAAGAGCTGACAGTACAGCTTCTACTTATcagaatacaggaaaaaaaaaacccatggcCCAATACCTCTCGTTGCCTTAAAGACTGTAGGCAGTATTACAACAAGGGAGAGGAACAAACAGGATTACTCTGGTTTATTCAGAACAAAGAGGATTACCTTTCATCCTTCTCCTTACGAGACATCTTCCTATTGTCCGCCTCAGACAGCTTGCGAGTAACTTCTTTGGAAACGgcatcttctcttttctgtgccACTCTGTAAGCAACATAATTTATGTTAAAGTtggaataaaatacaaacccaaccaacaaaaatCCCAATAAAACAACTCTGGGATTACAGGAAGTTGTATTTACAGTGAAGAATAAAACTTAGCCAAGACACTGATCAGTTTTTCCTGAGAAGGAAGGTAGCTTTGCTGTTTCATTGTACTCTTAACTGAGAAGACTAGTCTATTTCACAATTATGAGAGAGATAACAGAGACCAATTAGGAGAGACTTCTGTGTAAAATAGTTTCTAGAGTAACATTTCAGATATTCTGactcatgaaagaaaatgttgcaaatgctggttttgttaaATTAGTTAATAATAAATTCTACTTCAAATAGCCACCAAACTTACTTGTGTTTGAGAACAAACTTGACATTCTTGTATGCAAAAGCTACCAGATAGGTACTGATGAGGGTCATTACACTATACAGGACTGCAGACTGAACAAGATCCATATGCCATATCCTCCAATAAAGCccttaaaaaaacagaagaaaagatattCTGAGTGGTTTGCCTCTCCAAGAGAAATGTCACGAGTCCTACACAGGTTATGAGCTCTGTAATTCGGCACTAGCTTTGCAAAATCACCCGGGGGGCTTTCGCACTGCATTAGAAATACTTCAGAACAAATAAATCTACTTTGCTTGTGGCTGGAAGGGGCCTTATGAGACCACATGAAACGCGGCGGAGaagcagcccagcacagccagacTGACACGTCAGTGTTCGACTGGCAGCTCGTCCATCTTTACCCGCCACAGAACCACCACCCTGCCCGCTGTTCCAAACGGGACCGGCTTCCAAACTGGATCTAACACAGCACGGAGACACCCAAGATAATGCTAGATGGGCCGGCTCAAAGCGGCGAGTCTCAGCAGCCCGGAGACCCCAGCCCGCAGCCGGCGGCGGGCCGGGAACCCGAGGCAGGCTGCGGGGGAGCCCTGCTCCCGCTCCGGGCCCGccgccccccaccccccaccccgtCATGGCCCCCCCGCCACTCACAGATGGGGATGGCGGACACGATGAAGGCGTTGCCGAAGAAGAGCGCGGAGGACTTAGCGGAGAGGTTGCGGCTGAagtcctgcaggagcaggtccTCCTCAGACTGCTGCCGCCCGCCAGGGCCGCCCTTGGGAGCCATGGCAGGCCGCGGCTCCGGCACAGTCAGCGCTCGGCGATCGCGTCCGGGTCAGGCCGCCAGCGGGGCGGGGGCGGGCCCGTCCCACAGCACTTCCGGGGCTGGGGGCGCGGGCGGGAGGCGTGGGCTGGGCG
This genomic window from Strigops habroptila isolate Jane chromosome 8, bStrHab1.2.pri, whole genome shotgun sequence contains:
- the SSR3 gene encoding translocon-associated protein subunit gamma produces the protein MAPKGGPGGRQQSEEDLLLQDFSRNLSAKSSALFFGNAFIVSAIPIWLYWRIWHMDLVQSAVLYSVMTLISTYLVAFAYKNVKFVLKHKVAQKREDAVSKEVTRKLSEADNRKMSRKEKDERILWKKNEVADYEATTFSIFYNNTLFLVLVIIASFFVLKNFNPTVNYILSISASSGLIALLSTGSK